Below is a window of Mus caroli chromosome 2, CAROLI_EIJ_v1.1, whole genome shotgun sequence DNA.
NNNNNNNNNNNNNNNNNNNNNNNNNNNNNNNNNNNNNNNNNNNNNNNNNNNNNNNNNNNNNNNNNNNNNNNNNNNNNNNNNNNNNNNNNNNNNNNNNNNNNNNNNNNNNNNNNNNNNNNNNNNNNNNNNNNNNNNNNNNNNNNNNNNNNNNNNNNNNNNNNNNNNNNNNNNNNNNNNNNNNNNNNNNNNNNNNNNNNNNNNNNNNNNNNNNNNNNNNNNNNNNNNNNNNNNNNNNNNNNNNNNNNNNNNNNNNNNNNNNNNNNNNNNNNNNNNNNNNNNGGAAGGAATGCACTGCACCAAACCAAGTGTCTCAAATCGGTAGCCTCCGGACCAGGCTTTTCTGAGAGCTGTTTTGTCCCTTCGGAtgaatggttttttaaaattctgcctgGCACACAATTCTCCAGTCCACTGTgccccatccccccccccgccttgCCATAGTACCCCAAGCACTTTCCATTTATGCCACCAAGAGCTCCTGTGAGCATCTGGGGTGGTGTCAAATGTCAGATCCTATAATCAATGACTGCAAAGCACGGCTGAGGTTTTCTAGGTTTAATGCAAGGCACTGAAGGAAACACGGGCTTCAAAGTCAGGCAGGCTGTTCAAATCATCCCGAGACCACATACCTGGAAAACACGGATCAACGTACATCCTTGCAAAGTAACTATGGATAAAAGACAATCACGTGCCAAGCAGtcaggagaaaggagaaaccCGCTCTGCTAAAGTCACTGCTACAGTGGCTCAGGTGCTGCCAAGTGTCCAGGGTGGGCATCGGGTTAGCAGGAGTCTCCTCATTTATGGGGCTGGAGGTGCTCAGAGTCGGAAAGCCTTCCCCGGGGATGCATCACAGAGTGGGGGCAGGGCTCAGCCTGTGTCTTTAGTTCCAGATTTTCAGTGTCCTCCGGAATTTTCTGTGAGGATAACCGTGTGACCTGGTGCACGCAGAACACACTGCCAGTGTTGAGGACATAGTTCAAGAAAGGCTGTTATCAATCCTTTATATTAGCATATGTAGCAATGGCACAGTTTGGGAAATATTGAGTTAAAATATACATGATTAAAGgcctgaggctggagaaatggcttcgTGGTGAAAGGCACTTAGTTCACCAGGCAGtccacgtctttaatcccaacactgggaggcagaggcagtctgagttcaaggccagcctggtctacaaagtgaattccaggccgccagggctacaaaaagagaacctgtctaaaaaaaaaaaaaaaaaaacaaaaaaccctcaaacaatcatgcaacaacaacaacaacaacaaacttaagtgctcttgctgaggaccgaGCTTCATTTCCCACATAGTGGGTCACAACAGCCATACCCTCAGTTCCCAGGGACTCAGCGCCCTCTGCTGACTTCTGCTGGTAtcacacacacacggtacacagatgtacatgcaggcaaaatatatgATTAAGATTAATTTTACAtgtcttattatattttcatttatttattttcatttattatattttcatttatttattgtatatgtgcatgtgtgtgtatgtgcgtgcgtgtgtgtgcgtatgcacgcacacatgccAAGGCACACATGTaggggcagaggacaacttgcaggagctggttctcttcttccaccatatcACCATGTAGAACAAacacagggatcaaactcaggtcgccAGGCTTGGCCGCAAccatctttactcactgagccatctccttggatgcccaccccccaccttttttttgagacggaggttttttgtttgtttgtttgtttgttttttaatgtatctcagcctggcctggagctcacaacCCTACTgccacagccttttttttttttttttggttttccaagacagggtttctctgtgtagccctggctgtcctggaactcactctgtagaccaggctggcctagaactcagaaatccacctgcctctgcctcccaagtgctgggattaaaggcgtgtgccaccacgcccagccacaGCCTTCTTAATGCatctcaaaaaatgttttattctcaGTGCTGGTGATAGGATCCTGGGTCTCACACAAGCTTGACACGTGCTATGCACGTGACTCATCTAGTGCTCCTATTGGACAGTAGGGCTCCAGAACTTCTCAGCAGAATAATTTAGACAAagaatttaggttttttttccctttcaaagTGTTTGTAACCTATTGCCCACTAGCAAGGAGCCCTCTGATACACAGTAGAGGGGAAGGGTCATCATATCCACCAGGAAGACACTCTTCTCGGACGGTCCTCCCCTGAATTGAATGACCTGAAGCTGAGAGAGGGGTGAGTTTGCCCTGGCCTTACAGAAGTTGGAAGAGCATCTGCAATCAAGCCACAGACTCCTTAATGGGACCTAGCCACTTGCTACAGTATTCAAAAGTACTGGTAGATGGAAAACTCAGTACTTTTACTTCAGCAAATGGGAGCCTGGGTTAATACAAGTTGGAGTGTGAGGATCATGACTTTGAGAAGGCAGGCTCCTCCACGAGGGTATGCCAACAGAACCGTACCCTGAGCAGCCTCAGGCGGGCCACTGCCTGGAAGCTGTCTGGGCGGAGGAGTTCCTGAAGCACCTTGGACTGTGTTACTTGGAGGGGTGGCTCTTGTTGAAGATGAGGAAGTCTGAGAGGTCGTGCCACACGTTGCTGTCCTCGTAGAGGTAGGTCATGGAGGACTGTAGGGAGGGCTGCAGGGTGGGCCGGTGGTACTCAAAAAGCCACAGCGCGAGCCCCCAAATCACTGCAGTGTGCAAGGGGAACGGGTCCCACTTGAGCGCAGGGATATAGCCCTTCTCCACACCCAGGCGGCACAAGGCGTACAGGACGCGTGACGTCAGGTACATGTTGATCTGCAGGGAGGGAAATGCTCGGGGTTACTCCTCAGCACAGCCTCTGGGGACCTTCACCTGCCCACCCGACCGTAGGCACTGGACATCCACCGTGCACTGGTTCTGTGACTTTCAAAGTTAACATGCAAGATGATTGATGTGGCATGGCTCAGACATCTTAATATTTCCCTTTNNNNNNNNNNNNNNNNNNNNNNNNNNNNNNNNNNNNNNNNNNNNNNNNNNNNNNNNNNNNNNNNNNNNNNNNNNNNNNNNNNNNNNNNNNNNNNNNNNNNNNNNNNNNNNNNNNNNNNNNNNNNNNNNNNNNNNNNNNNNNNNNNNNNNNNNNNNNNNNNNNNNNNNNNNNNNNNNNNNNNNNNNNNNNNNNNNNNNNNNNNNNNNNNNNNNNNNNNNNNNNNNNNNNNNNNNNNNNNNNNNNgatggttgtgagccaccatgtggttgctgggatttgaactctggaccttcggaagagcagtcgggtgctcttacctactgagccatctcaccagctcagaaGTTTTTATTAGAAGTTTTATAAATGAATTATATAcagttcaaaataaaaataaaataaaataaaaagagcccccaagaagaaaaaataacatttcGGATTTCCTTGAAATTCcatatcttttttctttgtgaAGCCAGTTGAGTGTATGGAATAAATTCCAGGCCAACAGGGGCTACATGCCAAGACCttatctcagagaaagaaaaggtacaGATGAGAGACATCCACAACGCATATCTGCAAGGCATCAGCATGTAGCCGATCTGAAAAAAGTCTGCAGAGCTCAAAAGTAAACCATGAAGTAGTCTAACTGGAAAATGAGCAAAAGACATGAATGTTTCATCAAAGAGGTTGTACCGGTGGCAAGAAAATGATAACGAGGAGATGCCATCAGGGGAAGTCAGAGACAGGGCGCAGTGAGATGCACTGTCACAATGGCTGAgacagggccagtgagatggtttagGGGGTGAGGGCACTGGCAATAAGAGCCTGACAAGCTGGCTTCGATCCCAGAGCCAAcagtggggggaggagagaaccaacttccaagAGTTGTCCCTTGATCTCCACACACACCATAGCAGATGCATGCCTGCACTTAccacagcacacagacagacagacagacagacatgcacgcacacaaataaaaatgttaaaacatggGTAAAATAGACTATGCAACTAACCAAATGTTAgctgggatgtggagaaagtagaTGAGCCATTCCTAGCTCCCTGGTGAGAATGATAATCCCTCTGGAAAACAGCTTGGCGGAGGGTGgttggggtttttctttttctttcttggcagGTTGTTAAAACCAAGCGTGCATATACCACATAACCCACAATTACACTCTTGGGCTTTTATCCCAGAAAAACTAAAACTTATGTTGATAAAAGAATCTATATAGGAGTGTTCTTCTCAGCTCTACTTATAATATTCCAAAGCTAGAAACTGCCCAAATGTCCTTCAGCGaatgattaaaacaacaacaaccccgtGCTATTCCTATACTGCTTAGGAatgaaaaggaataaattaaGCCAGGCCGGCGGCCACGGCTGTAACCCCAGAGCCCTGGAGGCTCAGGGAGAACTCAGGActcaaggccatcttgggctacagagcaagatgcTGTAAGAAAACTGAGATAGCTGGTTGTGAGGACACTGCCAACAGTCCAAATGCTGGGTGAGTAGAGgcagcaggagctcaaggccagcctcagctatacgctgagtttgagaacagcctgggtaacatgagaccttgtctcaaaaaataaaagggcctggagagatggctccgaaaTTGGGAGCagtgctgttcttacagaggacccaggttcagttcccagcactcacatggtggctcactacttTGTATAACTCCTGCTGTTCCAGGACATCCAACACCTATTTTTGGCTCCccaggtaccaggcatgtatatgatgcacacacacacatatgcaggcaaacactccaaaacataaaaaaaaaataatttgtttttaaaaaaagaaggagccaggtggtggtagagcacgcctttagtccctgccgggaggcagaggcaggctgatctctgagtttgaagccagcctggttttcatagttccaggatagccaggtctaaagagaaaccctattttgaaatcctttaaaaaaaaaaatctggggctggagagatggctcagcggttaagagcactggctgttcttccagaagacccatgtttaagtcccagcatccacatagcagctctcaagcatctgtaactccagttccaggaaatccaatgccctcttctggcctccatggatacCAGGTACACATacggtacacaaacacacatgtaggcaaaacacccatatataaaAAGGGCCTCAGAAAActtccttacaaaatgaaaattgccgggcagtggtggcgcacgcctttaatcccagcactcgggaggcagaagcaggcggatttctgagttcaaggccagcctggtctacagagtgagttccaagacagccagagctatacagagaaaccctgtctcgaaaaaaacaaaacaaaacaaaatgaaaatgcttcCACGACCTGACACATGTACCAACGGCCACAGTGTGTGATGGCCCAAGGCCAGTCCTCTTCCCATCTCCATGCAATGAGCACGACCCTGGCGCGAGCATGGGCAGCAGCGACTGGCTCTGTCAGCAGCCTGAGgtacaggggtgggggagaggaccTTTCTTTTGCATCCATTTTTTGATTTGATCACAATGTCTCTGAGCACCTGGGAGCAAGCCAGGCAGAGTCTGCCCTTTTGTCAGATACTGGTCATCCACACTGTCTTTCCTGTGTGACCTGGGCACATTCCTGAAGAATCAGTCTATTTCATTTCAGCTACCAAGTTTGCAAAAATAGTGTCTGCAAAAATAGAATAGTGATCCATGGTatttaagatctttaaaaaatttatatttcatttcttattattttattttagggggTGCAGGATGAGTCTCCCATTAGATCAGAGGAAAACCTTCAGGAGGTGGTTCTACCTCATGGGAGTCCCAGGAATCAACTTAAGTTGTCAGATTTAATGGCAGGCAACTTTACCTGCTGAAGCACCTCACaagccacacagagagaccctgtctcaaaaacaaagaaacaaacaagctcttcctgtcctggaactcactacgtagaccaggctggccgccaacacacagatcctcctgcctttgccttctgagtgctgacaCTCCTCAAGGTCTTTGAGTGTACACAAGACATTAAACATAACCTGTGTCATTTCTAGTATGACAAAGTCTTTGTAGGTGACCCTGGGTAGAGGCTTAGTGATTTGATTCATCTTTGCAGAGAACCagcttttctcttttgatttccCATTTTCAATTTCACTGagttctgcttgtttgtttttttttttttttaagatttatttatttattacatgtaagtacactgtcttcagacactccagaagagggcgccagatctcgttacggatggttgtgagccaccatgtggttgctgggattagaactctggaccttcggaagagcagtcgggtgctcttacccactgagccatctcaccagcccttgtttgtttttaagatgcagcccaggctggcttcaaatcaGGGCATTAGTCTTTcagtgtaccaccacacccaggtcaaagtatatttaagaaaaaaaaaaataggctggagagatgactcagcacttgctgttcttgcagaggacagagttccattcccagcacccacgtaggGCGGCGGCACACAACTCCAGCTCGAgataacaccctcttctggcctctatgcacacccccacacaggtacacactctacacagaggcacacacataaataatttaaaaagtctgTATACCATCCAGGTGatacatatctgtaatctcagaacctGGAACAATGCAAGACCATCAGGAGGTCAACccaagcctcagctacatagcaagctcaagGCCTGCCTGAAAAAGATGAAACCTgtcccaaccaccaccaccatcaccatgaaGATCGTTGGCCCAAAGAGCAGCAGACACATTGATGTGGGGAACCCTTGGATTCCAGCTGTGGTTTGGTTTACAAATAGGGAAAACTGTGCAACAGGAGAAAAAGGCAAGTAGGTCTCTacaatttcaaggccagcctggtctacagagtaaggtGTACAAGGGggtatacagggaaaccctgtcccaaaaaacaccccctcctcccacccccaccgccaTGGGCAAATTCAGGGACAAATGACACAGACACAAGGCCACACAGGGACTGGCGATTCTTAGACCTTAAACACAGATGCCAACCAAAAGATACCCCACTGGCCCCATCCATCTCCGGTAAAGCCTTTACCTGGCTATTAATGTTATTGTTCTCTCCAAACAGCAGGAGCCCCCCgatgaaggcagccaggaaagaGTGCATCTGGTGGGTCTCGCCTTGCACATGGGACTGTAGGGCATGGAGACTCTTATAGGCAAACACAAAGCAGGCTAGGTTCCGAGAGTGGACATACGTGGCTTTCAGAATGGCCTGCAGCTTCTCTCTGAGACTGCACAAACAGAAAGCTCCCATGAGTGCAGGCCCAGCTGGTCCAGGCAGGTTTTTCGGATGTACACACAGATCTGAATTAGGCCAGGGTGCTCCAGGTCCTCAGGGGCATAGCTCTCTCTGCAGACTGGAGTCACTCCCTGACACCTCGCGTTAGTGAGTGCCTGCCCTTCCCCTTCCTCACCTGTCCTGCATGGCTCTCAGCATCATTTAGCATGTGTAAGCTGCTTTATGAAGCTCTCCTGTCCTCAGTATAAGCAGAGTCCACATTCTATTTGTTTGTCTTAAGGGCACAGAACTgagtctggcacacagtaggtgctcaacaaACGGAAGGGGTAAGTGGACAAATGAGCATCTACTACGAGCAGGATCTGCAGACTGAATCCTGAGAAAGGACTTGACAACAGGTTGTCTTGGAATCTGCAGGGCAGGAAGGAATCGGTGAGAAGAACATCCTGCTTTCTAGGCAGGAGACTCTCTGGACACAAAGGCCCCAAGGACAGACACAGAGGATGGGAGTGAAGCGATGGGAGAGGCCAGTGTGGTATGAACAGGGGCTGCGGGTGGAGAAGGGCGAGTGAGGTCAGCCAACTGCAACTGCTCCTCCTTTTGACACAAAGAAGAACTGATTTCAACCCATCTTCCTTCtaaagggtgtgtgtgcatgtgaaggggGCGTCTTGCTCGCATGTGAGtacctacagagaccagaagagggcaccagattctcTGGACCCAGAGTTACAGGGAATTGTGAGCTGAAGGTGTGtggggtgccaggaaccaaattCCAGTCCTCTATAAGATCAACAGACATTCGCAATGGCcaagccatctctacagtcccaCTAGAGGGCAGCAAAGACAACCCAGGGAGAGAGCAGAGTGTACGGCCCAATTCTAGACAAGGACATGGAGGAAGTCTGTCAGGTGACTGGGAAAAGCCAGCAGCAGCTGGTTCTTGGCTCTTGAAGACAAGGGACCATGagtacttttgtttgtttatgggttAGCTGGTtgatattttaagacagggtctctttatgtagccctggctgtccaaaAACTCACTACACAGAAGAGACTgtttggaactcagagatccgcctgcctctgcctcccaagtgccgggattagaGGAgcatgccaccatgtccagctatgAATAccatttttaaagcaagaaagTTGGATTtcagctgagcatggtgacacatcCCTGTAATCCTGCGTGAAACAGGAAGATTGGGAGTTGAGGGCCGGCTTGAGCTAtggagcaagaccctgtcttaaaaaccaaatcaaagggctggcgagattgctcagcaggtaagagcactgattgttcttctgaaggtcctgagttcaaatcccagcaaccacatggtggctcacaaacatctgtaatgggatctgatgcctcttcgtgtgtgtctgaagacagctacagtgtactcatatatacattaaataaataaataaatctttaagaaacaaacaaacaaatgaaaaagtaaGACCAGGCATTGTGTTGcttggctttaatcccagcacttgagagggcaGAGGTATGTGGACCTCTgtgtgaggccatcctggtctgtacagtgagactctgcctcaaaatccaaaaccaaccaaaccaaccctGAAAAAAATAAGTAGCTGGCAGTGACTTCCCTTGAAAATGTCTCGGAGTCTGACTGCTGTCTTCCCAGCCTCCACCCGTCTCTGGGCTGCCAcattccatggcttctgcttttgtgtggttccttcttctctttccaagCTGTTCTCAACCAGGCAGCAAATGTCTCCATGTTGTTATACATTTGGAAGCCACAAAAACCCATTTTCCCAgatatttgggaggctgaggtgggactTGAGCCTTGAATTGGGAGGGCAGGCTGATAACAAAGCAAGACTCCATCTCAAGGAGCAAAAAAAGGAATTGACACATGGGATGCTTCCcacaaggggctggtgaggtggctcagaggttaagagtgcatactgctctcacagaggacccgagttcggttcccagcactcacggcAGGGTTTAGCCCCAAGGGGCACCTGCATTCACGTGCACATATTCAgagatatataattaaaaataaaaataaatcttaaaaaaacaacctGCAGGAAGTCAAACAGTGGCATGCCCCTGCTCCAGTGTCGTCAGTTTTCTGTTCTCACTTAAAACCAAGCTCCTTTTTCAGGCCTAGCCTGGTTCCCGCTGTGACCCTCAGATAGCCTCTCCCTTTCAACTATTTGCTGGCTGACTTCTCTACTGACTTCAGGCATTTGCCCACCGTCCCTGGCCTCCTGCTCTGCTACCTCCTGCTGGAAGGTGAACCTGAGAAGGGCGGGGACACGTGTCTGCTTCGCTCATGGCTCTCTCCTCAGCAGCCCAAGCGATGTCCAGCTCATAACAGACATTCCCTAAATACCTGGGGACCAAATGAATAAGTTCAGGTTTTACAAAATGAtttgggccaggcatggtggcacataccaggAAGgcagacttctgtgagttcaaggccagcctggtctataaaatgaattctaggacagccagggctacatagagaaaccctgtcttgaaaaacaaaaaccaaccaaccaaccaattaaccAACAAAAACGAtgtgggaccttgtctcaaaaacaaagctgaacaaaacaaaaagacctgGAGGGactggggctatagctcagatgtgcaagagggggaaggagaaggggaggagagagaaatggaaagatgaGACTGGGAGGGCAAAAAGCCCTGACAaagataagtaaaataaaaagaaaatgtcaaaacagAAAACTTGCAACTTAGACTTAACCCACCCTCTGAGTAATGATTTATTttggatatatttattttctattttatgtgtacaagtgttttgcctgcatgtttgtatatCACATGATGCTTGGTGCCTGTAGACCTCAGAAGAAGGTGTAGGAGTTCTTgggactggagtgacagatgattgggaaccaccatgtgagtgctaagaGCTAAATTcagggggcctggagagatggctcagcagttaagagctctgactgcccttctgaaggtcctgagttcaaatcccagaaaccacatggtggctcacaaccatccgtaatgagatctgacgccctcttctggtgtgtctgaagacagctacagtgtacttacatataataaataaataaatttttaaaagaaaaaaaaaaacaattaaactcaggtcttccgaAAAACCAAGTGCTTGTAAGCAATGGCGCCATCGCTCCAATCCCTAGGTAGGATTCTTAGGATTCTTGTAAGCTGCAGGTGTGTCTAAAGCCACAAAACCTGGACTGTGGTGAATCCTCTGAGTAAGGCCATGAAAGAGGGGCTATAGAAACTCAGAAGAAGGCGGGGACACTGAAGCTGGTGAGGGGAGAAcagaaactgatttccagaggtcTGGACAGGTctccaagaagaaaataaaggcttGCTAGAGGAAGGCGGTATTCCTAGAAATGAGCATGCACAGGCAAATGTGTGGGAGTGGAAGTGCCAAATCATGTGCCTGGAACAGAGCCTGTGTGCCAAGGAAGCCCACATGGGATGCTGCAGGATATGGCTGGGGCCAGACCTGACAGCTGGATAGTGAGGAGCCACAGGCATTTTCAAGTGGGGGACATAGAATCAGAGTTGACTTTTAGGAAGAATAGGGGCACAGGAAAGCTAGTCCCAGCTAGGAAACCACTATAGCCATCCCGGCCTAAGGGCTGAGCACGTTCTCTCTCCAGTGGTATGCAGAGAGGTAGGTACCTGCCGCTCCTGAAGAGGAAGGTCATCACCAGTGCATGAGGGGCCCGGATTTTGACTCCATAGctgcagaaacagaagaaaacagtcaCTGACCCACTGCTGTAGAAGGTTGCAGGTTCTTCCTTGGACCCCTggtccctctccccacccccagttcagATACCCCATGGAAAGGAAATAATGTTGGCTCTCCATTTATATCTGGGCTCAAGTTCTAGACCTTCCTGGTACAGTGACCTTTGGCTTATCTTTaccttctctgagccttggtttcccCCAACTAAAAAGGAATGCAAAACCTTAAAGGGTTGGGTATAATTCTAACATGAGAGAAAAATGACGTATGCAAAAGATGGCCACCATCCTGCCCACCTGGCTTTGCAGAGACACAACCTCAGCTCCTTTGTGTAACTATAGCCAGGTCCATATTTTATTAATCTCAAGTTTGATTTATTATTGTTCTTACTAATACTGCTTTTATTACATTCATTCGTTGACACAGAAATCTTTCTATGTCGCGctagctgggctggaactcaaCGTGTACACCGAGccagcctcaagctcagagagGCGGAtcgtgatggtacacaccttggATCCCAACGGggtctctctgagtttaagaccagcctggtctgcatagtcaGTCTTGAAGCCTTGACTTCCAGAGaagtcagggctacaaagtgagaccctgtctcaaaaacaaaccatcatcgccaaaaacaacaacaacaagaacaacaacgaCCTCTCaggaaggcctggagagatggcgcacatctttagtcccaacacttgggtagcagaggcagacTCCTGCAGGTTCAGATCTCTcccagttcaaagccagcctggcctacaaaggaAGTTCCAGAATGGCCAAGACTGTtatatacagaaaccctgtcttgaaaaaaaaacaaaaaacaatacaaaacaaaaaacctcatagTGACTTGTCTGCCTATACCTTctgagtgccagaattaaaggtgtatgccaccataccaagaactttatttttagttttttattattgttgttttgataaatttaaaatgtatttatgtgtgtatgtgtgtggacatgtatgtTGGTTTGACATTAACTTGACACAAGTGATAGTAATTTGAAAGGCAGGACCCTCAATGAGAAAACACCTTCATATGACCAGGCTGTGGGCCAGCAagcctatggggcattttcttaattagtgaatgatgggggaggacccaggCCATGGGTGATGATGAgcctggtttctataagaaagcaggctgagcaagccatgagaagcaagccagtaagcagctcccctccaggcttctgcatcagctcctgcctccaggtttctgcttggtttcagttcctgccttggcttccttcagtggaCTGTAACTTAGGCTatgaaaataaaccctttctaagttgcctttggtcatggtatttcatcacagcagcagtaaCCCTAAGATACACTTTCACCCTTATTGCTACAGCTGAGTCTAGCCTTATGAGTCCTAAACTCCCTTGACGGTCCAGGGGGacaatggttgtaagccacataCTGTTGCTACCTGAATATATAGGAATATTCACTGTAGGCTTCAAAACAGAGGagctccagcacttgggaggcagaggcaggtagatctctgagttcgaggccagcctggtctatagagcaagtttcatgacagccagggctacacaggaaacccctgaaaaaaaaaaaaaaaaaaaaaaaaaaaaaaaaaaaaaaaaaaaaaaaaaaaaaaaaggaaggagcacagacacaggaagataACAGTGATTTGgaaagttgggctggagagatggctcaggaggtaaagtgcttgcaCAGTGAGCATGAGGACCCAATAGCAGTGGACCCCAGACCATGGGGACAGAGGTGGCCAGGCCTAGCCAatggatgagctccaggttcagcgaCAGACATTGCCACAAAAGCCAATGCAGAACGTGATGGAGGACGAGAActaatgtcaacctctggcctcaatCCTGACCCCATGAGCCCGCATGAGCATGTACATGAGAGAGAGGCATGGAGAGTGAGGGTGGGGAGAATGGGTTTCCCTCTCTGTTTTCATCTTACATGTGAGGAACGAGGGCCAGGAGAGACTGAGAGGAGACCCAGCTGAGTGTGgtgacctttaacccca
It encodes the following:
- the Pxmp4 gene encoding peroxisomal membrane protein 4 gives rise to the protein MAAPPQLQALLQAVNKLLRQRRYHAALAVIKGFRNGAVYGVKIRAPHALVMTFLFRSGSLREKLQAILKATYVHSRNLACFVFAYKSLHALQSHVQGETHQMHSFLAAFIGGLLLFGENNNINSQINMYLTSRVLYALCRLGVEKGYIPALKWDPFPLHTAVIWGLALWLFEYHRPTLQPSLQSSMTYLYEDSNVWHDLSDFLIFNKSHPSK